The following coding sequences are from one Streptomyces sp. NBC_01294 window:
- a CDS encoding SDR family NAD(P)-dependent oxidoreductase: MTDTATPTGTTTPTTTALVTGSSSGIGLDIARAFLASGASVVLGGRDADRLAKAAAGLGHPERTAWVAGSIADPATGEALVRTALDRFGGIDVLVNNAGTFAPKPFTEVTEDELDGFLTGNLKGTYLTTQAVVRALRAQGRGGSIVNIGTVLVDHGLAGFPSSAPVVSKGGVHALTTSLAAELAADGIRVNLVSPGIIRTPLHAGSDVDSFGGLALLNRVGEVSDVSEAVLYLAGARFVTGHALRVDGGHVTGRA, translated from the coding sequence ATGACCGACACCGCCACCCCCACCGGCACCACCACCCCCACCACCACCGCTCTCGTCACCGGCTCTTCCAGCGGCATCGGCCTGGACATCGCCCGCGCCTTCCTGGCGAGCGGCGCCAGCGTCGTCCTGGGCGGCCGGGACGCCGACCGCCTCGCCAAGGCCGCGGCCGGCCTCGGCCACCCGGAGCGGACCGCGTGGGTCGCGGGCTCGATCGCCGATCCGGCGACCGGCGAGGCCCTCGTCCGCACCGCGCTCGACCGCTTCGGCGGCATCGACGTCCTGGTCAACAACGCGGGCACCTTCGCCCCCAAGCCCTTCACCGAGGTCACCGAGGACGAGCTCGACGGATTCCTGACCGGCAACCTCAAGGGGACCTACCTGACCACCCAGGCGGTGGTACGGGCGCTGCGCGCACAGGGCCGGGGCGGCAGCATCGTCAACATCGGCACCGTCCTGGTGGACCACGGGCTGGCGGGCTTCCCGTCCTCCGCGCCCGTGGTCAGCAAGGGCGGCGTGCACGCGCTGACGACCAGCCTGGCCGCAGAGCTCGCCGCCGACGGCATCCGCGTCAACCTCGTGTCACCCGGCATCATCCGCACGCCGCTGCACGCGGGCTCCGACGTGGACTCCTTCGGCGGGCTCGCCCTGCTGAACCGCGTCGGCGAGGTCTCCGACGTCTCCGAGGCGGTGCTCTACCTCGCGGGCGCCCGGTTCGTCACGGGCCACGCCCTGCGCGTGGACGGCGGCCACGTCACCGGCCGCGCCTGA
- a CDS encoding tautomerase family protein — MPYVNVKITREGATAAQKAEIIAGVTDLLVRVLDKDPSTTFVLIDEVDLEDWGIGGVPTEEYRRRNRARG, encoded by the coding sequence GTGCCGTACGTCAACGTCAAGATCACCCGCGAAGGCGCCACCGCCGCCCAGAAGGCCGAGATCATCGCCGGCGTGACCGACCTGCTGGTCAGGGTCCTCGACAAGGACCCGTCCACCACCTTCGTCCTCATCGACGAGGTCGACCTGGAGGACTGGGGCATCGGCGGCGTCCCGACGGAGGAGTACCGCCGCCGCAACCGCGCACGCGGCTAG
- a CDS encoding RNA polymerase sigma-70 factor, producing MSDRAAGAATETFVAHRNLLFTVAYEMLGSAADAEDVLQETWLRWIEVDLEQVRDQRAYLVRITTRQSLNRLRTMSRRKEAYVGPWLPEPLLTAPDVAEDALLAESVSMALMLVLETLSPTERAVFVLREVFDVDYDEIAAAVGKSPAAVRQIAHRARKHVDARRPRRTVSARQTREALESFRRVLETGDPQGLLDVLAPDVVLMSDGGGIKQAALRPIAGADKVARFMIGGLGKNKSPITLAPTVVNGSPALVVHLDGVIDGIMAVRVEDGRIIGLYYVRNPEKLSRVASETPLTLR from the coding sequence ATGAGCGACCGGGCCGCCGGCGCGGCGACCGAGACGTTCGTCGCCCACCGCAACCTGCTCTTCACCGTCGCCTACGAGATGCTCGGTTCGGCGGCCGACGCCGAGGACGTGCTCCAGGAGACCTGGCTGCGCTGGATCGAGGTCGACCTGGAGCAGGTGCGCGACCAGCGCGCCTACCTGGTCCGGATCACGACCCGGCAGTCGCTCAACCGGCTGCGCACGATGAGCCGCCGCAAGGAGGCCTACGTCGGCCCATGGCTGCCCGAGCCGCTGCTCACCGCGCCCGACGTGGCCGAGGACGCCCTGCTCGCCGAGAGCGTGTCGATGGCGCTGATGCTCGTCCTCGAAACGCTGTCGCCGACCGAGCGCGCCGTCTTCGTCCTGCGCGAGGTGTTCGACGTCGACTACGACGAGATCGCGGCCGCCGTCGGCAAGAGCCCCGCGGCCGTCCGCCAGATCGCGCACCGCGCCCGCAAGCACGTCGACGCCCGCCGACCCCGCCGGACGGTCTCCGCCCGCCAGACCCGGGAGGCCCTGGAGTCGTTCCGGCGCGTCCTCGAGACCGGCGACCCGCAGGGCCTCCTCGACGTGCTCGCCCCGGACGTCGTGCTGATGAGCGACGGCGGCGGCATCAAGCAGGCCGCGCTGCGGCCGATCGCCGGCGCCGACAAGGTGGCCCGCTTCATGATCGGCGGCCTCGGCAAGAACAAGAGCCCGATCACGCTCGCCCCCACCGTGGTCAACGGCAGCCCGGCCCTCGTCGTCCACCTGGACGGGGTGATCGACGGCATCATGGCGGTCCGCGTCGAGGACGGCCGCATCATCGGCCTCTACTACGTCCGCAACCCGGAGAAGCTCTCGCGCGTCGCCTCCGAGACCCCGCTCACCCTGCGGTGA
- a CDS encoding RidA family protein has translation MSLDRINPEELSPATGFSHAVAATGSRLVFLAGQTALDGSGKVVGEGLAEQFEVALANLLAALAAAGGAPADLARVTVYAVDVAAYRERAGELGRIWRRLAGRDYPAMAVIGVVRLWDEQAMVELDGVAVLP, from the coding sequence ATGAGTCTCGACCGGATCAATCCGGAGGAGCTGTCGCCCGCGACCGGCTTCTCGCACGCGGTCGCGGCGACCGGATCCCGGCTGGTGTTCCTGGCCGGCCAGACCGCGCTGGACGGCTCGGGCAAGGTGGTGGGGGAGGGCCTGGCGGAGCAGTTCGAGGTGGCGCTGGCCAACCTCCTGGCCGCCCTCGCCGCGGCGGGCGGCGCCCCGGCGGACCTGGCCCGGGTCACCGTGTACGCGGTGGACGTGGCGGCGTACCGGGAGAGGGCGGGCGAACTGGGCCGGATCTGGCGGAGATTGGCGGGCCGGGACTATCCGGCGATGGCCGTGATCGGAGTGGTCCGGCTCTGGGACGAGCAGGCCATGGTGGAACTCGACGGGGTCGCCGTCCTGCCGTAG
- a CDS encoding acyl-CoA dehydrogenase family protein, producing the protein MTGFALGVDQEEWCGQLRALAADRLRPLAEKGEPGKVNRPLLAALGELGLLQRVFASGALELCLLRESLAYGCTEAETALALQGLGAYPVLRAGSEAQRERWLPQVRAGRAVAAFALSEPGAGSDAAALALAAEPDPAARGGWRLSGEKRWISNAPEADFYTVFARTGEGPGAKGVSAFLVPADRPGLSGEPLDMLSPHPIGSLSFDGVPVGPRDLLGEPGRGFRVAMDTLNLFRPSVGAFAVGMARAALDATLAYTAGRAAFGGTLSDLQAVAHRVAEMATRTEAARLLVYAAAGAYDRGAADVPRHAAMAKLLATETAQYVVDHAVQLHGAVALQRGHLLEHLYREVRAPRIYEGASEVQRTIIAKELYAALPGTQNGALPGAPAGPLPGEPSGELSGEVAAR; encoded by the coding sequence ATGACCGGATTCGCGCTCGGGGTGGACCAGGAGGAGTGGTGCGGGCAGTTGCGCGCACTGGCGGCCGATCGGCTCAGGCCGCTGGCCGAGAAGGGGGAACCGGGAAAGGTCAACCGGCCGCTGCTGGCGGCGCTGGGCGAGCTGGGCCTGCTGCAGCGGGTGTTCGCCTCGGGCGCGCTGGAACTGTGCCTGCTGCGGGAGTCCCTCGCCTACGGCTGTACGGAGGCCGAGACGGCCCTCGCGCTCCAGGGGCTCGGGGCGTACCCGGTCCTGCGGGCGGGGAGCGAGGCGCAGCGGGAGCGCTGGCTGCCGCAGGTGCGCGCCGGGCGGGCGGTGGCGGCCTTCGCGCTGAGCGAGCCGGGGGCGGGCTCGGACGCGGCCGCGCTGGCGCTGGCGGCCGAGCCCGACCCGGCCGCCCGGGGCGGCTGGCGGCTCAGCGGCGAGAAGCGCTGGATCTCCAACGCCCCGGAGGCGGACTTCTACACGGTGTTCGCCCGAACGGGTGAAGGGCCGGGCGCGAAGGGGGTGTCGGCCTTCCTGGTCCCGGCGGACCGCCCCGGACTCTCCGGTGAACCGCTGGACATGCTGTCCCCGCACCCCATCGGCTCCCTGTCCTTCGACGGGGTCCCGGTCGGCCCGCGGGACCTGCTCGGCGAGCCCGGGCGGGGCTTCCGCGTCGCGATGGACACCCTGAACCTCTTCCGGCCGAGCGTCGGCGCGTTCGCGGTGGGCATGGCCCGGGCCGCGCTGGACGCGACGCTCGCGTACACGGCGGGCCGGGCGGCGTTCGGCGGCACGTTGAGCGACCTCCAGGCGGTGGCGCACCGGGTGGCCGAGATGGCCACCCGCACGGAGGCGGCCCGGCTGCTGGTGTACGCGGCGGCCGGGGCCTACGACCGGGGAGCGGCGGACGTCCCGCGGCACGCGGCGATGGCGAAGCTGCTCGCCACCGAGACGGCCCAGTACGTGGTGGACCACGCGGTCCAACTGCACGGAGCGGTCGCCCTCCAGCGGGGCCACCTGCTCGAACACCTCTACCGGGAGGTACGGGCGCCGCGGATCTACGAGGGGGCGAGCGAGGTGCAGCGCACGATCATCGCGAAGGAGCTGTACGCGGCCCTGCCCGGGACGCAGAACGGCGCGCTGCCCGGGGCTCCGGCGGGGCCACTGCCCGGGGAACCGTCCGGGGAACTGTCGGGGGAGGTGGCCGCGCGATGA
- a CDS encoding AMP-binding protein — protein MDLNPSAHIDTFARDHLPPADTWPELVFDLPELAYPDRLNCGSELLDATIARFGPGGADRPAIRSTAGEVWTYGGLRERVDRLAHVLTADLGVVPGNRVLLRGPTGPWLAACWLAVMKAGAVAVTVLPQQRAQELATVCAMARVGHALCHADVLDDLVKAEVPGLRITAYGGGAPDDLLRLAERHREPFPAAPTSADDVALIAFTSGTTGQPKGCMHFHRDLLAVADTFSRSVLRPRPDDVFAGSPPLGFTFGLGGLVVFPLRAGASALLLEDAVPRRLLPALAEHRVTVLFTAPTAYRTMLDALGPYDVGAYDLSSLRRCVSAGENLPAATWQAWYERTGLRIINGIGATELLHIFISSADEDIRPGTTGRVVPGWQARVVDRSGRPVADDEPGLLAVRGPVGCRYLADPRQREYVRDGWNLTGDTYVRDPEGYFRYVARADDMIVSAGYNIAGPEVEEALLRHPDVVEAAVVGRPDERRGQIVVAYTVAREGVVLTEEVLRTFMRAELAPHKCPRSFVFLPALPRTATGKLQRFRLREPGARPDPARQVLE, from the coding sequence TTGGACCTCAACCCTTCCGCTCACATCGACACCTTCGCCCGTGACCATCTGCCACCCGCGGACACCTGGCCGGAGCTTGTCTTCGATCTGCCCGAACTGGCCTACCCGGACCGGCTGAACTGCGGGTCCGAGCTCCTCGACGCCACCATCGCCCGGTTCGGGCCCGGGGGCGCCGACCGTCCGGCGATCCGCAGCACCGCGGGCGAGGTGTGGACGTACGGCGGACTGCGCGAGCGCGTGGACCGCCTCGCCCACGTGCTCACCGCCGACCTCGGTGTCGTCCCGGGCAACCGCGTGCTCCTGCGCGGGCCCACCGGCCCCTGGCTCGCCGCCTGCTGGCTCGCGGTGATGAAGGCGGGCGCGGTGGCGGTCACCGTGCTGCCCCAGCAGCGCGCGCAGGAGCTGGCCACGGTGTGCGCGATGGCCCGCGTGGGGCACGCGCTGTGCCACGCGGACGTGCTGGACGACCTGGTGAAGGCCGAGGTGCCGGGGCTGCGGATCACCGCGTACGGCGGCGGGGCCCCGGACGATCTGCTCCGGCTGGCCGAGAGACACCGCGAGCCGTTCCCGGCCGCGCCGACCTCCGCGGACGACGTCGCGCTGATCGCCTTCACCTCCGGGACCACCGGGCAGCCCAAGGGCTGCATGCACTTCCACCGCGACCTGCTCGCCGTCGCCGACACCTTCTCCCGCAGCGTGCTGCGCCCCCGCCCGGACGACGTCTTCGCGGGCAGTCCGCCGCTCGGGTTCACCTTCGGCCTCGGCGGGCTGGTCGTCTTCCCGCTGCGGGCCGGCGCGTCCGCGCTGCTGCTGGAGGACGCGGTGCCGCGCCGGCTGCTGCCCGCGCTCGCGGAGCACCGGGTGACCGTGCTGTTCACCGCGCCCACCGCGTACCGGACGATGCTGGACGCGCTGGGCCCGTACGACGTGGGCGCCTACGACCTGTCCTCGCTGCGCCGCTGCGTGTCGGCCGGGGAGAACCTGCCCGCCGCCACCTGGCAGGCCTGGTACGAGCGCACGGGCCTGCGGATCATCAACGGCATCGGGGCGACCGAGCTGCTGCACATCTTCATCTCCTCCGCCGACGAGGACATCCGGCCCGGTACGACCGGGCGGGTGGTCCCGGGCTGGCAGGCCCGCGTGGTGGACCGGTCCGGGCGGCCGGTCGCGGACGACGAGCCGGGGCTGCTGGCCGTGCGCGGCCCGGTGGGCTGCCGCTACCTGGCCGATCCCCGGCAGCGGGAGTACGTACGAGACGGCTGGAACCTGACCGGCGACACCTACGTGCGCGATCCGGAGGGCTACTTCCGGTACGTCGCCCGGGCCGACGACATGATCGTCTCGGCGGGGTACAACATCGCCGGCCCGGAGGTGGAGGAGGCCCTGCTGCGCCACCCGGACGTGGTGGAGGCGGCGGTGGTGGGCCGCCCGGACGAGCGACGCGGGCAGATCGTGGTGGCGTACACCGTCGCGCGCGAGGGCGTGGTGCTGACGGAGGAGGTCCTGCGCACCTTCATGCGGGCGGAGCTGGCCCCGCACAAGTGCCCGCGCTCCTTCGTCTTCCTGCCCGCACTCCCCCGTACCGCGACGGGCAAGCTGCAGCGCTTCCGCCTGCGGGAGCCCGGGGCCCGGCCCGACCCCGCCCGACAGGTCCTAGAGTGA
- a CDS encoding PaaX family transcriptional regulator gives MAEHTPRSLIVTFYGAYGRAFEGPVPVSALIRLLGAVGVDAPSVRSSVSRLKRRGFLLPERAADGSAAYGLSDEARQLLDDGDRRIYGSPQLSDEWLVAVFSVPEQERHKRHLLRSRLARLGFGAVAPGVWIAPARLSEETAHTLERLHLTPYVELFRGAHLGFAPTAEAVARWWDLASLAKQHEEFLDLHEPALRALHSGPEPTPEEAYRGHLLALDSWRRLPYADPGLPRELLPADWPGDRSAAVFADLHARLREPGARFAQP, from the coding sequence GTGGCCGAGCACACCCCGCGATCCCTGATCGTCACGTTCTACGGAGCCTACGGGCGGGCCTTCGAGGGCCCGGTCCCGGTGTCCGCGCTGATCCGCCTGCTGGGAGCGGTCGGCGTGGACGCCCCGTCGGTCCGCTCGTCGGTGTCCCGGCTGAAGCGGCGCGGCTTCCTGCTGCCCGAGCGGGCGGCGGACGGCTCGGCGGCGTACGGGCTCTCCGACGAGGCGCGGCAGCTGCTGGACGACGGCGACCGCCGGATCTACGGCAGCCCGCAGCTGTCGGACGAGTGGCTGGTGGCGGTGTTCTCCGTGCCGGAGCAGGAACGGCACAAGCGGCACCTGCTGCGCTCCCGGCTGGCCCGGCTCGGGTTCGGCGCGGTGGCGCCGGGCGTCTGGATCGCCCCGGCCCGGCTGTCGGAGGAGACCGCGCACACGCTGGAGCGCCTGCACCTGACCCCGTACGTGGAACTCTTCCGCGGCGCGCACCTCGGCTTCGCCCCGACCGCCGAGGCGGTGGCCCGCTGGTGGGACCTGGCGTCCCTGGCCAAGCAGCACGAGGAGTTCCTCGACCTGCACGAACCCGCTCTGCGCGCCCTCCACTCGGGCCCGGAGCCGACCCCGGAGGAGGCCTACCGCGGCCACCTCCTCGCCCTGGACTCCTGGCGCCGCCTGCCGTACGCCGACCCGGGCCTGCCGCGCGAGCTGCTGCCCGCGGACTGGCCGGGCGACCGGTCGGCGGCCGTCTTCGCCGACCTGCACGCGCGGCTGCGGGAACCGGGTGCGCGGTTCGCGCAGCCGTGA
- a CDS encoding GNAT family N-acetyltransferase: MTWTFTSDLAAYRAAAGPAVAARPVSNTLLLTVTDGLERRGPAAYGSGAPLFGWWTGADGAVAGALLCTPPFPMVLGVVPQEAVRALGDALVTEPLLAGIPGFNARRPDAEALAGAWGRPGRIAEDLRLYRLAGLVAPDPAPAGRARPATGADLPLLREWIEAFHVELGIPRPASEASLRDRLSYGGTLLWEHAGTPVSLASFSRPIGAACRVGPVYTPPGERGRRYAAGVTHAASEAAYAAGASEVLLFTDLANPTSNGVYQRLGYTPVEDRAVVVPV, encoded by the coding sequence ATGACCTGGACCTTCACCTCAGACCTCGCCGCCTATCGGGCCGCGGCGGGCCCGGCCGTGGCCGCGCGGCCCGTCTCCAACACCCTCCTGCTGACCGTGACCGACGGGCTGGAGCGGCGCGGGCCCGCCGCCTACGGCTCCGGCGCTCCCCTCTTCGGCTGGTGGACCGGGGCCGACGGGGCCGTCGCCGGCGCACTGCTGTGCACGCCGCCGTTCCCGATGGTGCTCGGCGTGGTGCCGCAAGAGGCGGTCCGGGCGCTGGGGGACGCGCTCGTCACCGAGCCGCTGCTCGCCGGGATCCCCGGGTTCAACGCCCGGCGCCCGGACGCGGAGGCGCTGGCCGGGGCCTGGGGGCGGCCGGGCCGGATCGCCGAGGACCTCCGTCTGTACCGGCTGGCCGGCCTGGTAGCCCCGGATCCCGCCCCGGCCGGGCGGGCCCGGCCCGCCACCGGGGCGGACCTCCCGCTGCTCCGGGAGTGGATCGAGGCCTTCCACGTGGAGCTGGGTATTCCGAGACCCGCCTCCGAGGCCTCGCTGCGCGACCGGCTCTCGTACGGCGGGACCCTGCTGTGGGAGCACGCCGGAACCCCCGTCTCGCTGGCGTCCTTCTCCCGCCCGATCGGCGCGGCCTGCCGCGTCGGCCCGGTCTACACCCCGCCCGGGGAGCGCGGCCGTCGCTACGCCGCCGGGGTCACCCACGCGGCGAGCGAAGCGGCGTACGCGGCCGGCGCCTCGGAGGTGCTCCTCTTCACGGACCTGGCCAACCCCACCAGCAACGGCGTCTACCAGCGCCTGGGGTACACCCCGGTCGAGGACCGCGCCGTGGTCGTCCCCGTGTGA
- a CDS encoding bifunctional salicylyl-CoA 5-hydroxylase/oxidoreductase, translated as MSAGSMRVAVIGGGPGGLYAAALLARQGHTVEVWERGAPDETFGFGVVLSDETLGGIERGDTVVHAALSAEFVRWDDVDVVHRGRLLTSGGHGFAAVGRRRLLEILHERCAGLGVRLRFRTGPVTAAALAASYDLVVAADGVHSATREAGAAHFGPTVTGGRCRYIWLAADFAFDAFRFEIAETEHGVMQLHAYPFARPSPDHHPSSGPSGPHSPFGASTVIVEMREEVWREAGFDLCDEIESAARCAKIFSEALRGRPLHGNRSAWTQFRTVVNARWSHGNVVLLGDAAHTAHFSIGSGTKLAVEDALALAGALAAEDGVPQALAAYETARRPAVASTQRAAAASMRWFEEISGYVEQPARQFAFNLLTRSRRVTHDNLRLRDERFTRAVERDFGCPDDATPPMFTPLTLRGLTLRNRVVVSPMDMYSAEEGVPGDFHLVHLGARALGGAGLVMTEMVCTSAEGRITPGCAGLYTQEQAAAWKRIADFVHTSAPGTALGVQLGHAGRKGSTRVMWEGMDDPLPEGNWPLVAASGLPYRPGVSAVPRALTRADMTALRSEFAAAAVRAADCGFDLLELHCAHGYLLSGFLSPLTNHRDDAYGGPLENRLRFPLEVFDAVRAVWPGDRPMTVRLSATDWAPGGTSPEEAVEIAAAFAAHGADAVDVSTGQVVADETPEYGRSYQTPFADRIRNALGVPVIAVGAISSWDDVNSLLLAGRADLCALGRPHLYDPHWTLHAAADQSYEGPGAPWPAPYRAGSRKPPTGRG; from the coding sequence ATGTCCGCGGGTTCCATGCGGGTAGCCGTCATCGGCGGGGGACCGGGCGGGCTGTACGCCGCCGCGCTGCTGGCCCGCCAGGGCCACACCGTCGAGGTCTGGGAACGGGGTGCGCCGGACGAGACCTTCGGCTTCGGCGTGGTCCTCTCCGACGAGACCCTCGGCGGCATCGAGCGCGGCGACACCGTGGTCCACGCCGCGCTGAGCGCCGAGTTCGTGCGCTGGGACGACGTGGACGTCGTGCACCGGGGCCGGCTGCTGACCTCCGGCGGCCACGGCTTCGCGGCCGTCGGGCGGCGCCGGCTCCTGGAGATCCTGCACGAGCGCTGCGCCGGGCTCGGCGTCCGGCTCCGCTTCCGTACCGGGCCGGTGACCGCCGCCGCGCTCGCGGCCTCGTACGACCTGGTGGTCGCGGCGGACGGCGTGCACAGTGCGACCCGGGAGGCGGGGGCCGCCCACTTCGGGCCGACCGTCACGGGCGGCCGCTGCCGCTACATCTGGCTCGCCGCCGACTTCGCCTTCGACGCCTTCCGCTTCGAGATCGCGGAGACCGAGCACGGCGTGATGCAGCTGCACGCCTACCCGTTCGCCCGCCCGTCGCCCGACCACCACCCCTCATCGGGGCCCTCCGGGCCGCACAGCCCATTCGGCGCCTCCACCGTGATCGTGGAGATGCGGGAGGAGGTGTGGCGGGAGGCCGGCTTCGACCTGTGCGACGAGATCGAGTCCGCGGCCCGCTGCGCCAAGATCTTCAGCGAGGCCCTGCGCGGGCGGCCGCTGCACGGCAACCGCTCGGCATGGACGCAGTTCCGTACCGTCGTCAACGCGCGCTGGTCCCACGGCAACGTGGTGCTGCTCGGCGACGCGGCCCACACCGCGCACTTCTCCATCGGGTCCGGCACCAAACTGGCGGTCGAGGACGCCCTCGCCCTGGCCGGGGCCCTGGCCGCGGAGGACGGCGTACCGCAGGCCCTCGCCGCGTACGAGACGGCGCGGCGGCCCGCGGTCGCCAGCACCCAGCGGGCGGCGGCCGCCAGCATGCGGTGGTTCGAGGAGATCTCCGGCTACGTGGAGCAGCCCGCCCGGCAGTTCGCCTTCAACCTGCTCACCCGCAGCCGCCGCGTCACCCACGACAACCTGCGGCTGCGCGACGAACGGTTCACCCGGGCCGTGGAACGCGACTTCGGCTGCCCGGACGACGCCACCCCGCCCATGTTCACCCCCCTCACCCTGCGCGGCCTGACCCTGCGCAACCGGGTCGTCGTCTCACCGATGGACATGTACTCGGCCGAGGAGGGCGTGCCGGGAGACTTCCACCTCGTCCACCTGGGCGCCCGCGCCCTCGGCGGCGCCGGCCTGGTGATGACGGAGATGGTCTGCACCAGCGCCGAGGGCCGGATCACCCCCGGCTGCGCCGGCCTCTACACCCAGGAGCAGGCGGCGGCCTGGAAGCGGATCGCCGACTTCGTGCACACCTCCGCGCCCGGCACCGCGCTCGGCGTCCAGCTCGGGCACGCGGGCCGCAAGGGATCGACGCGGGTGATGTGGGAGGGCATGGACGACCCCCTCCCGGAGGGCAACTGGCCGCTCGTGGCCGCCTCCGGGCTGCCCTACCGGCCGGGCGTCTCGGCGGTCCCGCGCGCCCTGACGCGCGCCGACATGACGGCGCTGCGCTCCGAGTTCGCGGCCGCCGCCGTCCGGGCCGCCGACTGCGGATTCGACCTCCTCGAACTGCACTGTGCCCACGGCTACCTGCTCTCCGGGTTCCTTTCCCCGCTGACCAACCACCGGGACGACGCCTACGGCGGGCCCCTGGAGAACCGCCTGCGCTTCCCGCTGGAGGTCTTCGACGCGGTCCGCGCGGTCTGGCCCGGGGACCGCCCGATGACGGTGCGGCTGTCGGCCACCGACTGGGCGCCCGGCGGCACCTCGCCCGAGGAGGCCGTGGAGATCGCGGCCGCCTTCGCCGCCCACGGCGCGGACGCCGTCGACGTCTCGACCGGCCAGGTGGTCGCGGACGAGACCCCGGAGTACGGGCGCTCGTACCAGACCCCGTTCGCCGACCGGATCCGCAACGCGCTCGGCGTCCCCGTCATCGCGGTCGGCGCCATTTCCTCCTGGGACGACGTGAACTCCCTGCTGCTGGCCGGCCGCGCCGACCTCTGCGCGCTCGGCCGCCCCCACCTCTACGACCCCCACTGGACGCTGCACGCGGCCGCCGACCAGTCCTACGAGGGGCCGGGCGCCCCCTGGCCCGCCCCCTACCGCGCGGGCAGCCGCAAGCCCCCGACGGGCCGCGGCTGA
- a CDS encoding enoyl-CoA hydratase family protein — MSPFTGSTPATERWHHLRVTRQDGVATVTFDRPEKLNALTFGAYADLRDLLTELSRERSVRALVLGGEGRGFCSGGDVDEIIGATLAMDTAQLLDFNRMTGQVVRAIRECPFPVIAAVHGVAAGAGAVLALAADFRIADPTARFAFLFTRVGLSGGDMGAAYLLPRVVGLGHATRLLMLGEPVRAPEAERIGLLSELTEEGKAHVRAAELAAHLASGPALAYAQTKALLTAELDMPLAASVELDAATQALLMNGQDYAEFHAAFTGKRPPEWKGR, encoded by the coding sequence GTGAGCCCCTTCACCGGTTCCACACCAGCGACCGAACGGTGGCACCACCTCCGGGTCACCCGGCAGGACGGCGTCGCCACCGTCACCTTCGACCGCCCCGAGAAGCTGAACGCGCTCACCTTCGGCGCCTACGCCGACCTGCGTGATCTGCTCACCGAACTGTCCCGCGAGCGTTCCGTGCGCGCCCTCGTCCTGGGCGGCGAGGGGCGCGGTTTCTGCTCCGGCGGGGACGTGGACGAGATCATCGGTGCCACCCTCGCCATGGACACCGCCCAGCTCCTCGACTTCAACCGGATGACCGGCCAGGTGGTGCGCGCCATCCGCGAATGCCCCTTCCCGGTGATCGCCGCCGTGCACGGGGTGGCCGCGGGAGCCGGCGCCGTCCTCGCGCTCGCCGCAGACTTCCGGATCGCCGACCCCACCGCCCGCTTCGCCTTCCTCTTCACCCGCGTCGGTCTCTCCGGCGGTGACATGGGCGCCGCGTACCTGCTGCCCCGGGTCGTCGGCCTCGGCCACGCCACCCGGCTGCTGATGCTCGGAGAGCCCGTACGCGCCCCCGAGGCCGAGCGGATCGGCCTGCTCAGCGAGCTCACCGAGGAGGGCAAGGCCCACGTACGGGCCGCCGAACTCGCCGCGCACCTGGCGTCGGGCCCCGCCCTCGCCTACGCGCAGACCAAGGCGCTGCTCACCGCCGAGCTCGACATGCCGCTGGCGGCGTCCGTGGAACTGGACGCCGCCACCCAGGCCCTGCTGATGAACGGCCAGGACTACGCGGAGTTCCACGCGGCCTTCACCGGGAAGCGGCCGCCGGAGTGGAAGGGCAGGTAG